The Fusobacterium necrophorum subsp. necrophorum genome includes the window ACGCCCTCCTTTTCCACGAAAATAGGCTTGAATCTTGGAAAAAGAAGTTTTAAAATGGGTATAGGATGCCCTGTCGTCAATTTGATCTTTTTCCAAAAGAGAAGCAATTTTGCTTAAGAGAAATAGAGAATCCGCTAAATTATATAGGATAACAGAAATATCGTTGGCATTTTGTTGAAGATATTCCAATAAAATGGTAGGCTTTTCCTGTTCTAAAAATTGATCAATCAGAGTAAAAATATTATATTCCTTTTCTATACTTAAAATAGGAAGTACTTTTTCGAAAGAAAAGGCTTCTCCGTCCAAAAATTGTATTATTTTATTGCTTTCCTGTTCTATTTTATGAAAATCTTTCCCCAGCATTTCCAATAATTTTTCAGCCTCATAAGAAGAAAGAGCCAATTTATTTTCCAAATATTGTTTTAAATTTTTTTCCTGTTCTTCTTCTGGGAAGGCTATGAACTTGGCATTTAATTTTTGAAGTTCTTTTTCCATACTTTTTCTAAGTTCTTTCTCCTGATAAAAAAATAGAATTTCTTTTTCGGATAAGTTAAAAAGAGCCATAGATTTTAAAATGGCAGTCCATGAATTTGTTTTTAAAGCTTCCGCTCTTTTGATAAAAAAAGCTTTCGGTTCTGCAAACATAGAATTCATAGAGAGTTTCTGTAAGAAGGCTTCCTCCTCCCTGTTGCTAAAATCGAAAGAATATATGGTGACATTTTTTTGTAAATATTTCTGTCTTCTTTTTTGAAGCTCCAGTTCCAAAAGACTTTGGTTTCCATAAAAAAAATAAAGCATTTTTAGTCCCTTCCTTTTTGATTTCTTCGTTTCATTATAACATAAGGTATGGTATAATAACAAATATATATATTATCAAGGATTGGAAAAGAAAAATGAAAGAAAAAAGAGCTCAAAAAATAATCATCAACAGTATATATCTTCTTCTTTGGATCTTACCTTTATTTTGGTTTATCCGAGATTTTTGGATTGTGGAAGATATCCAAAACAGTTTTGATGGAGCTTTGTGGAAGACGATTCTTTTTACTTGGAAACAGAGTTTGTATTCAAGTTTTTTGGCTTTTTTCCTTGCAATTATCCCGGCCAGATATTTGGCCTATCATAACAATCTGTTGAGTAAAATGTTGGAGAGCTTATTGTTTATTCCTTTTTTCTTTCCGGTATTATCTACGATAGGAATTTTTTCCATTCTGTTTAACCTACCCGGAGTTCAAAATTTTTCTGTTCTTTACAGTATGAAAGCAATTTTAATTGCTCATGTTTTCTATAATTCTCCTATTTTTGTAAAATATTTGGGAGAAGCTTTGCGAAGGATTCCAAAAGAAATCGAAGAATCCATGATAATAGACAGGGCAGGAAGCTGGACAATTTTTTGGAAGGGACAACTCCCTCTTATCTTGCCTCAGATTTTTAAGGCTTTTATTCTATGTTTTACCTATTGTTTTTTAAGTTTTGCTATTCTGTTGTCTTTGGGCGGAATTCAGTATCAAAGTTTGGAAGTGGAAATTGCTGCAAGCTTGCAGGGAGATTTTAATTTTTCCAAGGCTATGCTATATGGATTATTACAATTTTTCATGTTATTGGGGATCAATTCCCTCGGAACCTTTCTTCCGGACTATGAGTTAAAGGGAAGGGCTTATGAAAAAAAGATGTCCGGTCATAGCATGATTTTTTCTATTTTTTATGTAATTTTTGAATATGGGATTGTATTGGCTTCCATAGTTGCTTCTTTCTACAATTATTTTACAGGAGAATTCAGTGTCAAAGCCTACCGTATTCTTTTTAGTGCAGCTTTTCAGGAAGAATATCCGATTTGGAGAAGTCTGGGGAATTCTTTTTTGGTAGCAGGAATCGCTTCTATAGGGACGGTTATTGTTGTATATTTTC containing:
- a CDS encoding ABC transporter permease subunit, with the translated sequence MKEKRAQKIIINSIYLLLWILPLFWFIRDFWIVEDIQNSFDGALWKTILFTWKQSLYSSFLAFFLAIIPARYLAYHNNLLSKMLESLLFIPFFFPVLSTIGIFSILFNLPGVQNFSVLYSMKAILIAHVFYNSPIFVKYLGEALRRIPKEIEESMIIDRAGSWTIFWKGQLPLILPQIFKAFILCFTYCFLSFAILLSLGGIQYQSLEVEIAASLQGDFNFSKAMLYGLLQFFMLLGINSLGTFLPDYELKGRAYEKKMSGHSMIFSIFYVIFEYGIVLASIVASFYNYFTGEFSVKAYRILFSAAFQEEYPIWRSLGNSFLVAGIASIGTVIVVYFLLQNYSRIVELLIFSNLGISGAFFAITLYYVYVLYEVPFAVLLVFAYLMTGIPLVYSFLYQNVKMFPRDLEEMAFLDGASPRKYFWNIQFPILRPLFLLSFLQSFAIFLGEFTLAYTMQLGDMFPVVSLVNYSLLVDKKYLESSALSAILLVLILLLFFLGECLKTRGERYENT